The DNA region TCTCTGCGCAGAGATGGGATGAGGTGAAGCGGATTCTTGAGCAATGTTGAGTGGTGCATATGGTTTACATGCACGGATAATTAGACAAAAGTAATGATACCATTTCTTCATTCGATTTATTATACAATACGCATATCTGCGTTGTTTTAATGTCATGAAGGGAGATTGCATTTCAACTCATTACAAAGGTCATCCATCATTTTGACCTATCTTTAGGCCTACAAACTCGCTGTTGCATTCGCACTTGCATCTGCTGTCCTAGGGCTCCGCCGGAGTCTCTTTGCAGGTGGTTCACTATCTTGCTCGAGAACAACAGTAGGGACCTTCACGGGCTTGTCCTGATCCTCGTCGCCTGAACGGTCTGACAATGAGCTCTGCGATTTGTCGGTCTTGCCCTTGGACTCGCGACTGGGCTTTCGGGGGAGTGAAATGGAAAACGAGACCAGATTCAAGTCATGACTTTtatccttctttttcttgccaTCTTTCTTGGTCGAGCCACCCCCTCGTGCTTTAGCAGCCTCAGATCCCTCACCGTCGTATTTCCCATCCTTGTTCTCCTTTTCGTCAGCTTTTTTTTCGGGCGTTTCAAGCTTCAGTGCACTAGCGTCGCCGGACAGGAGTCGAAGGAAGACGCTCTTGGTGTTCTTCTCTTTGTTCTGatcctttttctccttgtcATCCCCGGTCTTCTCGtgcttttcttctttttcgtcctcttcctccacctcTTCCGCATCAGAGAATTCCCACATGTCACGGGTTTCTTTTCTGAAGAAGGCGGTTCCCCATAAGGAAATCAGGACACCCGGGACCAAGTACAAGAGGGCTGGTTGGGCATGCTTGGAATACTGCATGGCGAGAAGAGTTGTAACCATTCCGGAGATGTAGCCGATAACGCTGGCCTTGAAGTATGTCTTTGGGAAAGCCCGAGCATCGTGGTACGGAGGCTCCAGCTCAGGTCCTTCTGGCTTAACTGCTCCTGTCCAGAACCGCTCTCCCCAGCCTCCAGTCGCAGTTTGGTATTGGGGCTTGACGAAAGCTTCGCCTTTATCTTCTGCTTGCGCTTTTTGCAAGCCCTTTCGCTTGTAATAAAGGTAAAGGTCGAAGCGCAGTGCCAAGCCTAGCATCATGCCAGGAATGACAATGTCACCTAATCCCAGCATTGCCAGAGAAGTCGTATCGGGAGCTTCGCTAGGAGCGGGAGGGCGAGGAAATAGGAGCTTGATCGGGATGTCCAGCTTTGTCGCAACTGTTACCATCAATGGGGTGAAGAAGACGAAATAGATATCGTAGAAGAACAGAGAGCCCAGAATGAGCGAGCCTGTCCAGAACGTTGATGGTGACATGAACTGTAGGGCACCGTAGCAAAAACTGAAACCCAGAAAGTTGGTCAACCACCAAGGCTTCGTCAGGAAAGCAAAATAGCCAACTGCAAAGAGTCCCACAATAGCACTGAGAAGATCTGACAAGCCCAGGCGACCCTTTGCGTCGAATAGACCACGCACATGAGCGCGAATCTTAACCCGTTGGTATGCGAGGTCACGATAGAACCAAAGTGTTGCTAGTACAAAGCTGGGAAATGGGATGCTTCCAAGGACGCCCGGTAGGGGAGACTTTCGAACCTCAACGGTCTCTGGGCCGTCGCCAACTGTGAAGACGCGCTCCGACTGGTTGGCTTTCCAGATCTTCCCACCTTGGTGATACTGTTTGGGAAAGATGAATGAGCGGAACACCGTGAGACTGTCCTTGAGGAACGCAACGGCGAAGAACAGCCCCATCTGAGAGAAGTAGAAGCTCAAGATCTTGTTCAGAATAGCCGGGTCTCCCAACCACTTGATAACCAGATACAAACCACCCAGTGTCAATCCAGCAGTCAACGGGAACATCAAGGCATCTGAAGGTTGGAGACCTTCCATCTTCGGCATAGAACTCtgttcttcgtcttcatcttcgtcgtccgTTTCGCGTCCgcccttctttcctttcttcttggGAGGTTTCGCAGCAGATGAGGGTCTCGATAGCGATGCGTGAGCGCCAATATATATCGGGAAAAGAGCAGAAACAAGGAGATGTCCGTATGTAGGCAGGAAGGGTTTGAGGACGGTAAATTGGTAGATGACTTGCCCCAGGAACTCCGCGACGGGGCTCACTTCGTCGGCCATGTCAACTCCGATTGCCTCGAGGGGCCTTGAATATGAAAGCGTTTGTTGattcgaaaaaaaaaaaatttttgCTATATATGGTCCAGTATGCTCATAATTTGTCTTTAGTCCATGGTGGCAGGTTTTGCGTCACTTTATGTCTGTTGCAAGGAAGCTCTTCGGGCAAAACATAGCTAGCTGATGCCAAGACCGAATCTCTCCCCGCCGCCTTGTCGGAGAGTCTGGACAACGCGGTCTATCGCAACCGCCAACAAGAACTGTGCTGCTCTCCTTACAGAATCTATCTACTATGGCGACCGATGTGGCTTTTGATACGAGCATGGTAATGCTCTCTGATTGAGTCTGTATTGAGATTGGATACTAACAAGCTGCAGGGCTCATTTACGGTAGAGCTTTACAATGAGCATGCGCCCAAGGTCAGCACGCTGTCTACCAAAGTGAATCCGCATTGCGCTAACATTCAGGCTCTTCAATAGACATGTAAGAACTTCGCAACGCTTGCGCAGAGAGGCTATTACAACAACGTCATCTTCCATCGCATTATCCCCAACTTCATGGTCCAAACCGGTGATCCTACCGGCACCGGCAGAGGAGGAAGCTCGATCTACGGCGAGAAATTCGAGGACGAGATTCAGCAAAACTTGAAGCATACGGGAGCTGGAATCTTGAGTATGGCGAACAGTGGACCCAACACCAACGGCAGTCAGTTCTTTGTCACTCTTGCGCCAACGCCTTGGTTGGACGGAAAGCACACGATCTTTGGCCGAGTGAAGAGTGGAATGAGGGTCATCCAGCGCATGGGACTTGTTAAGACGAATGCTGAAGACAAGCCGGTTGACGAGGTCAAAATCATTCGGGCCAGGGTTATAGAAGCAGAGGAGTGAAACCGGCGTCAGAGCACATTTTCCGAGACAACTGGAACGGCCCTAAAGTGTCTGGGGTCTTTGCAGTGCCGTGCTAGATACCTCTTGTGATTACAGAAGAGGCTTTATTCCAGCCTAGGTTGGCAGCGCATTACCCATACCAGCCGCAAGCAGAGTTTCGCTTCGAGACAGAGGAACGCATCTACATAAATCCAGGCCAGGCCCTGACGCATGCTATACTACGAGGACTCAATATACTTGGAAGACCAAAAACTGCCGCTCCAAGCATATAGAGAATAGCATAGATGGAATGTATCACTACAAACGAACTGCTTCTATCAGGCGTTTCCAATCCAGAGCAGCAGATACAGAGTGACTAATCCGATCTACCACTCCCATAGTAGAACAAGACCAGTGAAGGCTCGTAGAAAAGCGCGAGCTGCGATGCTAAAAGGCAGCATGCAGAGCACGGGGGAGTGGTTGGTGAGAAGAAACTCTGACTTGTCGTGGGAGAAAACCTTTTCAAGTGGTTCACGATGTCGGTCTAACCGCATCGGGTATGGTACACTGTAGTTGTCGCCGTACAAATATTGGCACTGAAGAACATCCAACATGTTATAAATAAAGGAGAATCCTCAATGTTAGCATATTCGTATAACGCTACTATATCACACATCCATTAAAATATACATTTAAAAGCTGCTCTTCCAGGGTGGCAGTTCAATTGCGGAGTATCGACAGCCGAAATTAAGTCACGTGTCGTACCGCTGCGGGGCGTATTTCTGCCAAAGCTCTTCGCTTTTGTGTTCTTCTTCCGCAGAAAAATCTGGTGCAGATGATCTTCCATGCACTCATGGGCGGGAGGTCCTGTTCGAATGCCTTTCACCCAACGTGATGAAAGTTGGGCTGCACCATAACTAGAACATTGACACTTACTTTTCTGACAACTTTTGTTCTGCACCAGCCTTACCGGGATGGAGTCACTGGCAGAAACGCCATGGGATGTGACCATCTCTGGAACCGGCTTGGGCCAATCGCTGCTTGCGCTGTGAGTTAAACCGGATATATCTACTTTGTCGTGCTGCACCACTAACTGTACATCAGGGCCCTTTCCAGGTCGGATAAGAAGATTCTTCACGTTGACAAATGTCCATACTATGGAGGTTCCGAGGCTGCCTTTAGCCTCCAGGAAGCCCAGGAATGGGCCGATAATGTGAACGAAGGTGTGTTATAATTCCCTTACGCATCAAGAGATCATAAGGAGCATTCGCTGACTGGTGCCAATAAGCTAGAGCCCGGGCAATCCCCTTTTGAAGATGCAGAAGTGCACTCGCCCTCGGATTCTCGGCTGTCGTCCTCTCGGGCATATACCCTCTCATTGTCACCACATCTGATCTACTCTCGCTCGCGATTATTGCCGACATTGTTGTCCTCCAAGGTCTACCGGCAACTGGAGTTCCAGGCCGTCGGAAGCTGGTGGATTTTCAGGCCATCTGAGGCGAATTCCAACTTGTACCGTGTTCCAAGCAGTCGTGAAGATATCTTTGCGGATGACTTCATATCTGCCAAGTCTAAACGGACCTTGATGAAATTCCTTCGTCACATTGGTAAACCTCCACGGGAGACTGAAGGGGAGACTGAAGGTCAATCCGAGGAAGAGAACTTGTCGATGCCATTTTCGGAGTATTTGAGTTCCAAATTTCAGGTGCCAGCGGAGCTCCATGACCCTTTGCTCTCGCTCTCCCTGTCTCAGGCGTCCGCCCAGCAGACGTCGGTTGAGTACGCGGTACCCCGCATCAAGAGGCATTTGGCGTCAATTGGTGTCTTCGGTCCCGGTTTCGGGAGTCTGTTAGCCAAGTGGGGAGGTGGCTCTGAGCTTGCTCAAGTTGGATGTCGAGCCCTTGCAGTCGGAGGCGGCGTGTATGTCTTGAATGCAGGCATCGAGTCAATCGCGAGTCCCTCGAATTTCGACAATGGAGATGATGCGCGTATGCAGATCAAGCTCTCCAACGGCGAGTCAATCCGGACCAAGTTTGTGGTTGGTTCCCACTGGGATCTTCCAGGGCAGATGGGCAATGATCAGCCGTCTTGTGAAAAAGCAGCTCGATCAATTTCCGTCGTCTCGTCATCTCTCGAAAGCTTGTTTCCCATAACGGCAGAAGGAGGCCCACTTCCTGCTGGTGCCGTTGTAGTCTTTCCGGGAAGCTCTCTGGGTCAAGCAGAGGATTCCCGGCCGGTCTATCTTCTGATCCACTCGAGCGAAACTGGGGAATGCCCTACTGGACAAAGTAAGTTACCTACGAAGCTCCCCACCTCCCCAATTGCTCATATGATGAATATCTTTTTATCAAACCTTATCTACATTGCCTGTAACAACATTGATGAAAATTATAATCTGATCATGAGCCATCTCTTCGAGATATTCACTTCGAATTGATTTCAGTTCAGCTGGCTAACTTGCTTTCTCAGGTGTCATTTATGGTAGCGTTCGCCTTTCTGGGCCTCAAGGGTATAGTCTTCTCGAGACAGCTATCCAGAAGCTCCTTGAGTCAGTGGGTGATGCAGAAGCCAAAGTCCTGTGGTCTTTGCGGTACACGCAACTCGGACGGGTCGGCGACGTGATTGACGCTGCCCAAGCTCTCAAGTCAAGCTCCCCTTCCGAAAGTATGATTTGCTTCCCGCCGCTTAGCCTCGATCACGCGTTTGATGATGCGTTGCTCGAAATGGTTAAAGAGGCGTGGAAGATCGTCCAGGGAGAGGAAGCGATTGACGAAGACTTTATGAAGTTTGAAGATCGCGAGGGCGTTGGAGACGAGGAGACTCGTAGTCCATAATCACAAACTTACCTTTACTCTCAATTGTTCTTTGTATAGAAATTCTCGTACCTGTAAGGAAATGTTGGGTGCCTTGCATGAAAACTGGTCCATCGAAACGACATCCCACAGGAATATTCCGACTCGACTCGCGTTGACTACTATTTATGGCATGACGACATGTTTCCCTTTTTAGTCTGTCATTGTGCGTCTTGTTTCGCCACTGCAGCGGGACTGCGCCGCGGTGTCCACGTAAGATGCCATTTTTGCGAAACAACTGAGCGCTTTCTTTACAGGAACGCAGTATTGGGGTAATTTGCATACGGATTGTAATATCGATATCCAGGTACTTGTATATCCCTCGGGAACATCCGAGCTATTGCATTAGGTCTGGAAATATGGTGTACAGGCAACAAGATATAAGCCTGTTGATTGGGCGAGATAACTCTGAAACTGAACAAGCATCATATGTGGCTATCTACACGCGAAGGATGAAGGATGAAGGGTGAAGCTTCTATGGTGGAATATGTTCCCCTCTATGAAATTTAATCTTCGGACATCAAGCAGTCCTGCGTCTCAGTTCTTGTTAAATGACATTCTCCAGTGGTCAGCGAGCATGCCGGATATAGctacagtactccgtatcgAGAGCGCTCTTGCATAACGTCCATATATTGCATAAGTCGACAGAGAACAGTTCGGATATCGATATTTACAGTACTCCCAAATGTCCGAATGTACTCCAGACTATAGGTTAACGGAAGATGTGGAGATGTTTTAGATCTAAGTACGATGACAACTGCATCTATCATTCTGAAACAACCCACAGATTAGATCTGTTGAAGTGTCGATGACGTAGAGGGCTACTGGTCCAATCTATGCCAGACAAAATTGGCATGTTATACAGAGAGCAATTGCTCTGTACACTGCATGAGCATGTAGGGCTTGCTGTAGGAGCTTTGGCCAGCGTGGGTTGTGTTTTGGATACATGTGCTCCGTAGCTTAATCTCCGGTGTTTGTGTCTGCATCTATaacttgtacggagtattctGTGCGTTTCATATGTACTGTAGTCCATCGTTAGAGTCGATGTAGATGTATGGCTCTATGCGGGGACCCCACAGTGCTTGTTGATATGGTGAGACCCTTGATGGGGCAGTATAGGGTACACTGGATCTATGTGCTTGTGCTCTGAGACATTTCCACTATGCCTAGAAATGGAGTGTATATTTGAGGAGATCGTCCAATGGATGACGATGCATCTAAACCCGGTTTGGATATGACGTGGTGTATCTGATTATTGCAATGGATTCGTTTGTAGAGTACGTAGTCGAGTGGCAGTGGCTGGTCATGCAGTTGAGTTTGACCTGGATTCCGGGGATTCTCAAGAGTGGAGTCATATATTACGAAGGCTGTACTCTGCATATTTAGAATTAATGAGAAGCCTCGTAGTTCAGTCCTTTCTGAGGCTCGAAGCTCCTGGTAACACTAcaacatacagagtactatgAACAGCTACTGAACGTTTCCGGATTAGGAAAAAGCGTACTCGGCGGACGGACCATATCAATCAGCCAAGTGGATTGACCAGGGCTGATGCGTAAGTCTCGCCCTGGCCAGCGTACAGTAATGTACTTACAAGTACAAAAGACTCGTACTCGACCCTTACGGTCAGGGTCCAGATCGGCAAAGTTCTGGAAGTCGGAAACCGACAGAGATTTTCCCGATTGGGAGAGAACGGAAGGACCCTGAATGGAACTATACTGAATTCAGCGCAACGGATGCAGATCAGGGGTATACATACGTACACTTGCTGTGTgcatgtacaagtacttgtacttgtaaTTGTACACTGACAGCTAGCCAAGAGCCGGATTCGAGCTTAATCGGTTGTTTGATAAGCCATTAACGCAGCCACCATTGGATGGACCAACAGGGTAGGTGTCGCGAATATTCCGCCAACGCAAGCAGCGGCTGCTCTGACGACATTTGCAgggtgtactccgtattgtATTGTAAATGCCAAGGCACCAGGATAAATAAGGATCTGTGCTCTGTGGGCTGTGATTGGGGtgatttgatgtgccgtGCTGCTGGAACAGCTCTTGTTCTATTGCACAGCATTTGACGCGTAGCCCTGGTAAGTGTCATGTTTGAGGTTTATTTGTGCTTTCTACACAAGAGAATACCGTAGAGATGAATATACTAGTACCCAGATCTAGTATTCTTACCGTAGTACTTTGTATCCTATCCTATTTTGTACTCCAACGTATTCATTCcctctactccgtacagtacAGAGGGTACTCTGCTCAATGCTGAGTGCGATAACGTGTGCAGGGACACGCGGCCCGTGGAACCCTCGCGGGAAAGGCGGTCTGTGAGTGGTGGAGTGGACGGGCGGTAGCGCCGATCTCAGGggtctttttttcttgctttttcttcgcTTTACCAGTACCGTCCATTACCGATTGTTACAGAGTACAACAACGAAACACACAAGGGTTGCATTGGTTTGTATTCCAGAGGTGACAGATGCcggatggggaggaggaCAAGACGGAGAAGATAGGTAGGTAGTATATAGAAGACTCTCGGAAATACACCACCCACCAATGGAACACAGGGGAAATCTACAGATACTTGTAGTATGGGGAAGACTATCCGAAAAAGGAATGACGAGAAAGGCCAGGTGGCCACTGAACATTCCAGGAATCCGGAAGCAACGCGGAAACAAAACTAGAGGCTGGAGAAGAGTTCTCAGGGACTAACTGTCATTTCCAGTTCCTACTCGTTAGTGTGGTGCCCTATGATAGTAGGGTTGGATAGGGTGGTTGGTACCGGGATCAGCAAGTGTATCTGAATCGAACATCAGTATCCGAGGTTAGAGTAGGATAATCATCCAAACCACCGTAGTACTCTATCCAGCGCTCATCCAGAGTACATACTTTTCTGTACCCGGTGTGGCCAGAGAGGCAAACGGCGATATAgatagtactccgtactctgtagacGCCACCACCAGATGCCAAATTGTATTACGCTC from Aspergillus chevalieri M1 DNA, chromosome 2, nearly complete sequence includes:
- a CDS encoding aspartic endopeptidase (BUSCO:EOG09263S2P;~COG:U;~EggNog:ENOG410PIHA;~InterPro:IPR006639,IPR007369;~MEROPS:MER0013906;~PFAM:PF04258;~TransMembrane:9 (o92-110i122-139o190-210i231-251o257-274i286-307o341-360i419-441o447-465i);~go_component: GO:0016021 - integral component of membrane [Evidence IEA];~go_function: GO:0004190 - aspartic-type endopeptidase activity [Evidence IEA]); its protein translation is MADEVSPVAEFLGQVIYQFTVLKPFLPTYGHLLVSALFPIYIGAHASLSRPSSAAKPPKKKGKKGGRETDDEDEDEEQSSMPKMEGLQPSDALMFPLTAGLTLGGLYLVIKWLGDPAILNKILSFYFSQMGLFFAVAFLKDSLTVFRSFIFPKQYHQGGKIWKANQSERVFTVGDGPETVEVRKSPLPGVLGSIPFPSFVLATLWFYRDLAYQRVKIRAHVRGLFDAKGRLGLSDLLSAIVGLFAVGYFAFLTKPWWLTNFLGFSFCYGALQFMSPSTFWTGSLILGSLFFYDIYFVFFTPLMVTVATKLDIPIKLLFPRPPAPSEAPDTTSLAMLGLGDIVIPGMMLGLALRFDLYLYYKRKGLQKAQAEDKGEAFVKPQYQTATGGWGERFWTGAVKPEGPELEPPYHDARAFPKTYFKASVIGYISGMVTTLLAMQYSKHAQPALLYLVPGVLISLWGTAFFRKETRDMWEFSDAEEVEEEDEKEEKHEKTGDDKEKKDQNKEKNTKSVFLRLLSGDASALKLETPEKKADEKENKDGKYDGEGSEAAKARGGGSTKKDGKKKKDKSHDLNLVSFSISLPRKPSRESKGKTDKSQSSLSDRSGDEDQDKPVKVPTVVLEQDSEPPAKRLRRSPRTADASANATASL
- the cyp1 gene encoding putative peptidyl prolyl cis-trans isomerase (CypC) (COG:O;~EggNog:ENOG410PMZB;~InterPro:IPR024936,IPR029000,IPR020892,IPR002130;~PFAM:PF00160;~go_function: GO:0003755 - peptidyl-prolyl cis-trans isomerase activity [Evidence IEA];~go_process: GO:0000413 - protein peptidyl-prolyl isomerization [Evidence IEA];~go_process: GO:0006457 - protein folding [Evidence IEA]), translating into MATDVAFDTSMGSFTVELYNEHAPKTCKNFATLAQRGYYNNVIFHRIIPNFMVQTGDPTGTGRGGSSIYGEKFEDEIQQNLKHTGAGILSMANSGPNTNGSQFFVTLAPTPWLDGKHTIFGRVKSGMRVIQRMGLVKTNAEDKPVDEVKIIRARVIEAEE
- the MRS6 gene encoding putative Rab geranylgeranyl transferase escort protein (COG:O;~EggNog:ENOG410PGJ6;~InterPro:IPR018203,IPR017230,IPR036188;~PFAM:PF00996;~go_function: GO:0005092 - GDP-dissociation inhibitor activity [Evidence IEA];~go_process: GO:0007264 - small GTPase mediated signal transduction [Evidence IEA]), which produces MESLAETPWDVTISGTGLGQSLLALALSRSDKKILHVDKCPYYGGSEAAFSLQEAQEWADNVNEEPGQSPFEDAEVHSPSDSRLSSSRAYTLSLSPHLIYSRSRLLPTLLSSKVYRQLEFQAVGSWWIFRPSEANSNLYRVPSSREDIFADDFISAKSKRTLMKFLRHIGKPPRETEGETEGQSEEENLSMPFSEYLSSKFQVPAELHDPLLSLSLSQASAQQTSVEYAVPRIKRHLASIGVFGPGFGSLLAKWGGGSELAQVGCRALAVGGGVYVLNAGIESIASPSNFDNGDDARMQIKLSNGESIRTKFVVGSHWDLPGQMGNDQPSCEKAARSISVVSSSLESLFPITAEGGPLPAGAVVVFPGSSLGQAEDSRPVYLLIHSSETGECPTGQSVIYGSVRLSGPQGYSLLETAIQKLLESVGDAEAKVLWSLRYTQLGRVGDVIDAAQALKSSSPSESMICFPPLSLDHAFDDALLEMVKEAWKIVQGEEAIDEDFMKFEDREGVGDEETRSP